The following coding sequences are from one Thamnophis elegans isolate rThaEle1 chromosome 5, rThaEle1.pri, whole genome shotgun sequence window:
- the FNDC7 gene encoding fibronectin type III domain-containing protein 7 has protein sequence MCGGSKLFLSAGLFLISFKMIVSAETAPEIPVIDQAYSKLSTSITVEWAAVTGASSYLLAAQDGEMFVETIVTNSPGTVTELKAATLYKITIRSINTGGRSQPSPSKKAKTVLAAPMLIANSPSGNNIVVSWSAVYMAVGFSVSIIRSDGLGNMLKENTTNNSLIFSSLDPGTPYTIKVYAWDINGIPGDDFTYNQRTRPRAPGDVQVIFDSESLGAMVSYMPTEGASSYSIAAYSNTSKRNCSSISISCTISSLECGAEYSLAVVASNEAGPSNPTEAVIFKTVPCAPERITVEEKEPGSLAVSWSDVDLSDYYVAFVKSDDGLEVHCNTSCTRCLFQSDCGFTYFISVFAYNKAGQSPLGDIFNYTTAPCCPSNFSPVFVSSDTVQIIWSPVRGAEMYETKAVALTSELLCHDTATTCTFSALECNTQYNITVYSFSEIRGSNMSCEPKQVTTAPCSPEILNISKDNLSIISVHWHARSDGAMYTVTVKGEAGKWYCTSSGNSCSIPNLPCGSLFFINAVATTEAGYSLPSYSVPLETDPCCPAYLSVTQVTQSTANISWSPGTGAKAYITILESDQGQARCRTLQTSCLLGCITCGTNYTVTVKAVSETGLISDCTYEGFSSSPCCPSGVKLYRLGNNSIRVYWRSSKESINYSTNLYGSKRNFTCISAGALTYCDITEIPCGDVYMVEVSPLIDHNRAKLAFCPKKMYSVTCSGNSVGMVIYRGRSADQHQVLSEKTETIP, from the exons ATGTGTGGAGGCTCTAAACTATTCCTTTCCGCTGGATTGTTTCTGATAAGTTTTAAAATG ATTGTTTCTGCTGAGacag CTCCTGAGATTCCCGTCATTGACCAAGCCTATTCAAAACTGAGCACCAGTATTACAGTGGAATGGGCGGCTGTCACAGGGGCATCCAGTTATCTTCTGGCAGCGCAGGACGGAGAGATGTTCGTTGAAACCATAGTCACAAATTCACCAGGGACCGTGACAGAATTGAAAGCTGCTACGCTGTATAAAATCACAATCCGATCTATAAACACAGGAGGAAGAAGTCAGCCTTCCCCTTCAAAGAAGGCAAAGACAG TGCTCGCTGCCCCTATGCTGATAGCAAATTCTCCGAGTGGTAACAACATTGTGGTTAGCTGGAGTGCTGTATATATGGCTGTTGGATTCTCTGTGTCTATCATAAGATCAGATGGTTTGGGTAACATGTTAAAAGAAAATACCACCAACAACTCCCTAATATTTTCCAGTTTAGATCCAGGAACTCCCTATACCATCAAGGTATATGCATGGGATATTAATGGGATACCTGGAGATGATTTTACCTACAACCAAAGAACAA GGCCTCGTGCACCGGGAGATGTTCAAGTCATCTTTGATAGTGAGTCTTTGGGAGCAATGGTTTCTTATATGCCAACAGAAGGCGCTTCCAGTTACAGCATTGCGGCCTATAGCAACACTTCCAAACGAAACTGTAGTTCAATTTCCATTTCCTGTACTATCTCGTCGTTGGAGTGTGGAGCTGAGTATTCCCTGGCGGTGGTAGCGAGCAACGAAGCTGGTCCTAGCAACCCCACAGAGGCTGTGATTTTCAAAACTG TCCCTTGCGCTCCGGAACGGATAACCGTTGAGGAGAAGGAACCGGGCAGTTTGGCCGTGTCGTGGTCCGATGTGGATCTGAGTGATTATTATGTGGCTTTTGTGAAAAGTGACGATGGCTTGGAGGTGCACTGCAACACATCATGTACCCGATGCCTTTTCCAATCAGATTGCGGCTTCACCTATTTCATCAGTGTCTTTGCCTATAACAAAGCTGGGCAGAGCCCTTTAGGTGACATATTTAACTATACTACAG CACCTTGCTGTCCTAGTAATTTTAGCCCGGTGTTTGTGTCTAGCGACACCGTTCAGATTATCTGGTCTCCTGTCCGTGGTGCTGAAATGTATGAAACCAAAGCTGTTGCCTTGACCAGTGAGTTACTGTGCCATGATACTGCCACGACCTGTACCTTCTCAGCCCTTGAATGCAACACTCAGTACAATATCACGGTCTATTCATTCAGTGAAATCAGAGGCAGCAATATGTCATGTGAACCTAAACAGGTGACAACAG CTCCGTGTAGCCCAGAAATATTAAACATCTCCAAGGACAATCTTTCTATAATTAGTGTGCATTGGCACGCCCGTAGTGATGGAGCAATGTACACTGTCACAGTAAAAGGAGAAGCGGGGAAATGGTATTGCACAAGTTCTGGAAATTCATGCTCTATCCCTAACCTTCCATGTGGGTCCTTGTTTTTCATCAATGCTGTAGCAACTACAGAAGCAGGTTACAGCTTGCCTAGTTACAGTGTCCCATTGGAGACAG ATCCTTGCTGCCCAGCTTATCTTTCAGTAACTCAAGTGACACAATCCACAGCCAATATCAGCTGGTCTCCTGGGACTGGTGCAAAGGCATACATAACCATTTTGGAATCAGACCAAGGACAAGCCCGGTGTCGTACCCTCCAAACCTCTTGCCTCCTGGGGTGTATCACCTGTGGAACTAACTACACCGTAACGGTCAAAGCAGTTAGTGAAACAGGTTTGATCTCTGACTGCACATACGAAGGATTTTCTTCTA GTCCTTGCTGTCCATctggggtgaaattatacagaCTGGGCAACAATAGCATCAGAGTATATTGGCGCAGTTCGAAAGAATCCATAAATTACAGCACAAATCTGTATGGCTCGAAAAGAAATTTCACCTGTATATCCGCCGGAGCCCTGACATACTGTGACATCACAGAGATACCCTGTGGGGACGTCTATATGGTGGAAGTGTCACCTCTAATTGATCATAATAGAGCAAAGCTTGCTTTTTGCCCTAAGAAAATGTATTCAG TGACATGTTCTGGAAACTCCGTAGGAATGG TGATTTACAGAGGAAGAAGTGCAGATCAGCATCAGGTGCTGAGCGAAAAAACTGAAACAATCCCGTAA